One window from the genome of Bacteroidota bacterium encodes:
- a CDS encoding DUF779 domain-containing protein, protein MIQKVTSTPQADEVITRLKKLHGSLMFHQSGGCCDGSQPMCFEKGEFKTGESDVLLGEVQDCEFYMSRDQYEYWKHTQLTLDVVKGRGSSFSLEIPLGLRFIIRSRLFTEEEQKQLGLL, encoded by the coding sequence ATGATACAAAAAGTAACCAGTACGCCCCAAGCTGACGAAGTAATAACAAGGCTTAAGAAGTTACACGGCTCGTTGATGTTTCATCAAAGCGGTGGTTGCTGCGATGGTTCGCAACCGATGTGTTTTGAGAAAGGAGAGTTTAAAACAGGTGAAAGTGATGTGTTGTTGGGAGAAGTGCAGGACTGTGAGTTTTACATGAGCCGCGACCAATACGAATATTGGAAACATACTCAGCTAACCCTTGATGTTGTAAAAGGCAGGGGAAGCAGTTTTTCACTTGAAATACCCTTAGGGCTGCGGTTTATTATCCGCTCACGATTGTTTACCGAAGAAGAGCAAAAGCAATTGGGTTTACTATGA